GGCGAGTCGCTCGGCCGCGTCGGTCCCCGTGCCGTTGAAGAAGTCCGCGTCGACGCCGTGGGTTCGCTGGAACGTGTTGATGACGTGCGCGGGGACGTCGCCGACGATGCCGACGTAGTCGCTCCACGTCTCCGCGTCGGCGACCGCCAGGCGCGGGTCGGCGAGCCGTCGGAGCGCCTCGTACGTGAACGCGAGCGTCATCCCGACGGGATCCTCGCTCCCGCCGTGGCCCGCCCACCCCGACCGCCCGTCGGCGACCGACCGCTCGTCATCGGCCGACCGCTCGTCGCCCGTCGCCCCCTCGCGCTCGGCGGCCCGTTCGGCCGTCGCGCCGCCCGCCCCCCCGCGCTCGACGGGGATGCCGACGGGCCGGTCGTCGTTCGATCGGGGGACGCGGGGGATCGGCCCGCCGCTCCCGGCTTCGGCTCCGGCGTCGGCGCGTTCGTCGACGCCGTTCTCGTCACCGCCGCGCTCCCGTCCCTCCCCGTCGTCCCCGGTCGCCTCCGCGGACGGCGCGGCGTCCGGTTCGTCCGCCGGGTCGCCCTCGCCGCGCCAGAACCAGTCGCCGCGGTTGCGCTCGCCGTCCGAATCGTCGCGGTCGTCCCCCGCGAGGTCGTCGAGGTCGATCCTGTCGGTCATGGCTCACCCCGCCGGTCGTCCCCGTCGTCCCCGTCGTCGCCGGCATCGTCGAGCGGCGTCGCGTCGTCCGCCGTCTCGAGGAGGTCGAGGCGGGCGAGCGTCGCCCGCGTCGGCAGGCCGTTCTCGCCCCAGCCGCGCGCCGCGTAGTAGGCGTCGAGGAGGCGCTCGAACGCAGCCGGGTCGATGGCCCGCGCCTCGTCGCCGTCGAGCGGTTCCCGGAGCGGTTCGGGCAGCCGGTCGTCCGTCCGGTCGAACCCCTCCCTGGCGTTGAACAGTCGCGTGAGGTTCCAGACGCGCTCCCCGAGGCGGGCGAGTTCCTCCCTCGTGTAGTCGAGGCCCACGGCGGCCAGCCACTCCGCGCCGAGGTCGTCGAACGTCTCGGCGACGAAGTCGTCGCCGACGAGGCACCAGCGGACCGAGCGGGCGTCCTGCGCGCTCACGACGGCCCGAACGCGCTCCGCGTCGGTCCACGTCCCCGCCGCGAACGCCTCCGCCTCGATCGGGCGGGCGCGTCGGTGGCAGGC
The Halomarina pelagica DNA segment above includes these coding regions:
- a CDS encoding DUF7124 domain-containing protein gives rise to the protein MTDRIDLDDLAGDDRDDSDGERNRGDWFWRGEGDPADEPDAAPSAEATGDDGEGRERGGDENGVDERADAGAEAGSGGPIPRVPRSNDDRPVGIPVERGGAGGATAERAAEREGATGDERSADDERSVADGRSGWAGHGGSEDPVGMTLAFTYEALRRLADPRLAVADAETWSDYVGIVGDVPAHVINTFQRTHGVDADFFNGTGTDAAERLAAVDPSSMFYAERMVLVGLPAEEGVAATAGWEFVPLATAAEKAGWELAE